The DNA region CCGGTCCGGCGCCAGATCTGCACGCATGATTCCCCTGCACGACGACAACCCATCCGCCATCCGGCCGCTGTTCACCTACCTGTTCATCGGTGGCTGCGCGCTGACCTTCCTGTGGCAGCTGAGCCTCGGCGCCGGCGGCCAGCAGGCAGTGTTTGCCTTCGGCGTGATCCCGGCCACGCTGCTTGGCGATGCGGTGCTGAGCCCGGACATAGCGGTAATACCGGCTGAGCTGACGGTCATCACGTCGATGTTCCTGCATGGCGGCTGGGCCCACTTCCTGGGCAACATGCTCTACCTGTGGGTGTTTGGCGACAATGTAGAAGACAGCATGGGCCACGTTCGCTTCGTTTTGTTCTACCTGCTGTGCGGCACGGCGGCAGCTCTGGCCCAGGCGATACCGGAACCGGACTCCACCATTCCCATGATCGGCGCCAGCGGCGCGATTTCGGGCGTGCTCGGTGCCTACCTGCTGCTCTATCCCCACGCACGTGTTCTGGTTGGCGTGCCGCTGGGTTTCTACCTGCACACGATGCGCCTGCCCGCCGGCTGGATACTGGGCCTGTGGTTCGGCATGCAGCTGCTCAGCGAACTGATGAGTCCGCCTGGATCGGCCGGCGTCGCCTTCCGCGCGCACCTCGGTGGCTTTGTTGCCGGCGCCGCATTGATCCCGTTGTTCCGGCAACGCGGCTTTCCGTTATTACAACCCCGGGTGCGCTGATGCGCCTGGCGACCCTGGCGCTGCTGCTGCTGCTCACAGTCACCAGCCAGGCGCAGACTCCTTCGCAGGCAATCGAACAAACGCTGCAACTCAATCGCCAGGCGCTGTCAGCGCAACAGCAGATTGACCGGCTGTATGAACAACGCCGGCAGGCTACCGAAGAACTCAACCTGGTAAAGCAGACCGGGTCGGCCGGCGCGTTGCAGCAACAGCAGCTGCAGCAACAACTGTCCTTGCTGCGTGACGGACTCACGGCTGTCGAGGATCAGATAGCGGCGGTTAATGAAACACAAACAGGTTTGCTGCGCTTGTTGACGGCAATGGTGGGGGCGCTGGAACAATTTGTCGCTCTGGATCTTCCATTCGATCAGGACCAGCGCCGTGCGCGTCTCGTTGACCTGCGCGTGGCACTGCGCAGCGCCAGCCTGAGTGTTACTGAAAAATACCAGGCCGTTGTCGCTGCGTACCTCGATGAAATCAGGCTGGGCTCGACGAATGCGGTTTCACAACAGCTGATTTCCGGACCACGCGGAAGCCGGCAGGTCGAGGTACTGCGGCTGGGCCGCGCCGGACTCTGGTA from Gammaproteobacteria bacterium includes:
- a CDS encoding DUF3450 domain-containing protein, giving the protein MRLATLALLLLLTVTSQAQTPSQAIEQTLQLNRQALSAQQQIDRLYEQRRQATEELNLVKQTGSAGALQQQQLQQQLSLLRDGLTAVEDQIAAVNETQTGLLRLLTAMVGALEQFVALDLPFDQDQRRARLVDLRVALRSASLSVTEKYQAVVAAYLDEIRLGSTNAVSQQLISGPRGSRQVEVLRLGRAGLWYVTPDDRDAGYWDPRQGRWIEGSADPGQVRAGIRVIRQTASPRPVTLPLRLEDS
- a CDS encoding rhomboid family intramembrane serine protease — its product is MIPLHDDNPSAIRPLFTYLFIGGCALTFLWQLSLGAGGQQAVFAFGVIPATLLGDAVLSPDIAVIPAELTVITSMFLHGGWAHFLGNMLYLWVFGDNVEDSMGHVRFVLFYLLCGTAAALAQAIPEPDSTIPMIGASGAISGVLGAYLLLYPHARVLVGVPLGFYLHTMRLPAGWILGLWFGMQLLSELMSPPGSAGVAFRAHLGGFVAGAALIPLFRQRGFPLLQPRVR